A window from Pyrococcus yayanosii CH1 encodes these proteins:
- the pepQ gene encoding Xaa-Pro dipeptidase PepQ, with protein sequence MKDRIKRLIDFANENGLDGILIAKSSNVFYFTGASPLAGGYLLIRGDEAILYVPELEYEMAKEESFLPVEKFKKIDDFYSTLKGIKTLGVEGSMTLSMINALREKADVKDFKVVDDAIKELRIIKTKEEIEIIERACEIADRAVMAAIEDVTEGKKERDIAAKVEYVMKMNGAEKPAFETIIASGHRSALPHGVASDKRIEKGDLVVMDLGALYRHYNSDITRTIVVGSPNEKQREIYEIVLEAQRKAIEAVRPGMKAKELDSVARNIIAEYGYGEYFIHSLGHGVGLEIHEWPRISQHDETVLREGMVITIEPGIYMPKFGGVRIEDTVLVTKNGGRRLTKTERELI encoded by the coding sequence GTGAAAGATAGAATTAAAAGGCTCATCGATTTCGCCAATGAAAACGGGCTCGACGGAATACTTATTGCAAAGAGCTCAAACGTTTTCTACTTCACCGGCGCTTCACCTCTCGCGGGGGGCTATCTTTTAATCAGGGGAGATGAGGCCATCCTCTACGTCCCAGAGCTCGAATACGAGATGGCTAAGGAGGAGAGCTTCCTTCCCGTGGAGAAGTTCAAGAAGATTGACGACTTTTACTCGACTCTCAAGGGCATTAAGACGCTAGGCGTCGAGGGCTCGATGACACTTTCCATGATCAACGCCCTCAGGGAGAAGGCGGACGTGAAGGACTTCAAGGTTGTTGACGATGCTATAAAGGAGCTGAGGATTATCAAGACCAAGGAGGAGATCGAGATCATTGAGAGGGCCTGTGAAATCGCCGACAGGGCCGTCATGGCGGCCATAGAGGATGTTACGGAAGGAAAAAAGGAGAGGGACATCGCCGCGAAGGTGGAATATGTCATGAAGATGAACGGGGCTGAGAAGCCTGCCTTCGAAACCATAATAGCGAGTGGACACCGCTCCGCCCTTCCCCATGGCGTGGCCAGCGATAAGAGGATCGAGAAGGGCGACCTCGTCGTTATGGATTTAGGGGCCCTCTACAGGCACTACAACTCCGACATAACGAGGACCATAGTGGTAGGGAGCCCCAATGAGAAGCAGAGAGAGATTTATGAAATAGTCCTCGAGGCCCAGCGGAAGGCAATCGAGGCTGTAAGGCCGGGAATGAAGGCTAAAGAGCTCGACTCGGTGGCAAGGAATATAATAGCGGAGTATGGCTACGGCGAATACTTTATCCACAGCCTTGGCCACGGTGTCGGCCTTGAGATACATGAATGGCCACGGATAAGCCAGCACGACGAGACTGTCCTCAGGGAGGGCATGGTGATAACGATAGAGCCGGGGATATACATGCCCAAATTTGGCGGCGTCAGGATAGAGGACACCGTCCTCGTGACAAAGAACGGTGGAAGGAGGCTCACAAAGACCGAGCGGGAGCTGATATGA
- a CDS encoding amidohydrolase family protein, with translation MLLRGGLVIYGEGFEPVRADVLIEGDRIVRVARGISAEADEVIDASGRVIIPGLINAHTHSPMTLLRGLADDLPLMEWLQNYIWPAERKLGRREVYWGALLGLIEMAKSGTTTFVDMYFHMDAVAEAVMKVGLRAFLGYGMVDLGNEEKRKAEIRETERFMKFIEELGDRRINFILAPHAPYTCSPECLRWVAERAREGILVTIHLAETREEVKEIKERYGMTPVQLLDSLGLLTPGTIAAHGVWLDERDAKILATREVTIVHCPASNMKLASGVMPLKMLLKAGVNVALGTDGAASNNNLDMLEEMKLVALLHKVHTLDPTVADAKMVLRMATVHGARALGLKAGIIKEGYLADLAVIDFRRPHLRPLNDPVSHLVYSARGGDVEDLIVAGKIVMLDGEVLGVDEEKVLDKVENIREVVI, from the coding sequence ATCCTGCTCCGTGGGGGCCTAGTGATTTATGGGGAGGGGTTCGAGCCCGTGAGGGCAGACGTGCTGATAGAGGGAGACAGGATAGTAAGGGTTGCTAGGGGAATATCCGCAGAGGCCGACGAGGTCATAGATGCGAGCGGCCGGGTAATAATCCCCGGCCTCATCAACGCCCACACTCACTCCCCAATGACGCTCCTCAGGGGCCTTGCCGACGATCTACCGCTCATGGAGTGGCTCCAGAACTACATCTGGCCTGCCGAGAGGAAGCTTGGCAGGAGGGAGGTTTACTGGGGGGCTCTTCTCGGCCTTATAGAAATGGCGAAGTCTGGGACAACGACCTTCGTGGACATGTACTTCCACATGGACGCCGTCGCGGAGGCAGTCATGAAGGTTGGTCTCAGGGCCTTCCTCGGCTATGGAATGGTGGACCTTGGGAATGAGGAGAAGAGGAAGGCCGAGATAAGGGAGACGGAGAGGTTCATGAAGTTCATCGAGGAGCTCGGCGATAGGAGGATTAACTTCATCCTCGCCCCCCATGCCCCCTACACATGCTCTCCAGAATGCCTCAGGTGGGTGGCTGAGAGGGCTAGGGAGGGCATTCTCGTGACTATTCATCTTGCCGAGACGAGGGAGGAGGTTAAGGAGATTAAGGAGCGCTATGGGATGACGCCCGTCCAGCTCCTTGACTCTCTTGGCCTGCTAACCCCGGGGACGATAGCCGCCCATGGTGTTTGGCTCGATGAGAGGGACGCGAAGATACTGGCTACCAGAGAAGTCACGATTGTTCATTGCCCAGCAAGCAACATGAAGCTCGCCAGCGGAGTCATGCCGCTTAAAATGCTCCTGAAGGCTGGGGTCAACGTGGCCCTCGGAACGGATGGAGCTGCAAGCAACAACAACCTGGACATGCTTGAGGAAATGAAGCTGGTTGCCCTCCTCCACAAGGTTCACACCCTCGACCCGACGGTCGCCGATGCGAAGATGGTCCTCAGGATGGCCACCGTGCACGGGGCGAGAGCCCTCGGGCTTAAGGCTGGCATCATAAAGGAGGGATATCTGGCGGACTTGGCCGTTATCGACTTCAGGAGACCCCACCTAAGGCCCTTAAACGACCCCGTGAGCCACCTTGTTTATTCAGCCAGAGGTGGGGATGTGGAAGACCTCATAGTGGCGGGCAAGATTGTTATGCTCGACGGAGAGGTTCTTGGCGTTGACGAGGAAAAAGTTCTTGATAAAGTCGAAAATATTAGGGAGGTGGTGATTTAA
- the rnz gene encoding ribonuclease Z has protein sequence MVTVVFLGTGGIMPTKERNVPAIAIRYKGEIVLFDAGEGTIRQMNTASLSPMKVDKIFITHFHGDHYLGLAALIQTMNLWNRTKPLHIYGPEGSAEFVKNLLRSGYFKPAFDVVIHEIGEVRLRFGEYEIWSFEVEHGIPALGYVFKERDRRGHFDLEKIRKLGLKPGPWMKVLEERGEVEVSGMRIRLEDVTGPKRRGIKIVYSGDTEPCERLKLFARRADLLIHEATYIREEHRRDSYHTTVEEACAIAQEAKARLLALFHRAPRYPYDEYVAFARKVCQIPFIVPRDLDILTVGGE, from the coding sequence ATGGTAACGGTGGTATTCCTGGGAACGGGAGGCATAATGCCAACAAAGGAAAGAAACGTGCCTGCCATAGCCATTAGGTACAAGGGTGAGATAGTGCTCTTTGACGCCGGGGAGGGGACGATAAGGCAGATGAACACTGCCAGCTTGAGCCCGATGAAGGTTGACAAGATTTTCATAACGCACTTCCATGGTGACCACTACCTTGGTCTCGCCGCACTAATTCAAACGATGAATCTCTGGAACAGGACGAAACCCCTACATATCTACGGTCCAGAAGGAAGTGCCGAGTTCGTGAAGAACCTCCTCAGGAGCGGCTACTTTAAGCCAGCCTTTGACGTGGTCATTCACGAAATAGGGGAGGTTAGGCTGAGGTTCGGGGAATACGAGATCTGGAGCTTTGAAGTCGAGCATGGAATTCCGGCCCTCGGCTATGTCTTCAAAGAAAGGGACAGGAGGGGCCACTTCGACCTCGAGAAGATAAGGAAGCTTGGCCTTAAGCCAGGTCCCTGGATGAAAGTGCTTGAGGAGAGGGGTGAAGTTGAGGTCAGCGGGATGAGGATACGGCTTGAGGATGTGACAGGGCCCAAGAGGAGGGGCATCAAGATAGTCTACAGCGGAGACACGGAGCCCTGCGAGAGGCTGAAGCTCTTCGCTAGGAGGGCCGATCTTCTTATACACGAGGCCACGTATATAAGGGAAGAGCACAGGAGAGACAGCTACCACACGACCGTAGAAGAGGCGTGTGCCATCGCCCAAGAGGCTAAGGCAAGGCTCCTCGCCCTATTCCACAGAGCTCCCCGCTACCCCTACGACGAATACGTCGCCTTCGCCAGGAAAGTTTGCCAGATCCCCTTCATTGTGCCCCGAGACCTCGACATACTGACCGTCGGAGGGGAGTAG
- a CDS encoding TraB domain-containing protein — protein sequence MSYLRYVKVVGTMHVSPKSREEVVRTILAERPDAVAVELDPGRMASLFSERSVGLGDALKLGPKGLLAYFLQKIEEELGEDFGMRPGEEMKAAVEVALSLGIPIYPVDQPLWTTISKMLKAPTREKILMVLEILSFFLPLSGEVEVDDYRTLVLRFKTRYPYLYRVLVDERNEVIAKNIMAIVDDLLRKKEKPKVVAVVGLGHKAGVERILNAHKPRRLTSISK from the coding sequence TTGAGTTACCTACGCTACGTTAAGGTCGTCGGAACCATGCACGTGTCCCCGAAGAGCAGGGAAGAGGTCGTAAGAACAATCCTCGCGGAGAGGCCCGATGCCGTCGCCGTGGAGCTCGACCCCGGTAGGATGGCTTCCCTCTTCTCGGAGCGGTCGGTAGGACTTGGTGATGCCCTTAAGCTCGGCCCAAAGGGGCTTTTGGCATACTTTCTGCAGAAGATTGAAGAGGAATTGGGAGAGGACTTCGGGATGAGGCCAGGGGAGGAAATGAAGGCCGCCGTCGAGGTTGCCTTGTCCCTGGGAATACCAATCTACCCGGTTGACCAGCCCCTCTGGACAACGATTTCTAAGATGCTGAAGGCCCCAACGAGGGAGAAGATTCTTATGGTCCTCGAGATACTCTCATTCTTCCTGCCGCTTTCGGGGGAAGTTGAAGTCGACGACTACAGGACCCTTGTCCTCAGGTTTAAGACCCGCTATCCCTACCTCTACAGGGTCTTAGTTGATGAGAGGAACGAAGTCATCGCAAAGAACATAATGGCGATAGTGGATGATCTACTGAGAAAGAAGGAAAAACCAAAGGTCGTAGCGGTCGTTGGACTCGGCCATAAGGCTGGCGTCGAGAGGATACTCAACGCTCATAAGCCGAGAAGGCTCACAAGCATCTCAAAATAG
- a CDS encoding LSm family protein: MAERPLDVIHRSLDKDVLVILKKGFEFRGKLIGYDIHLNVVLADAEMIQDGEVVKKYGKIVIRGDNVLAISPTE, encoded by the coding sequence ATGGCGGAAAGACCTTTGGATGTTATTCACAGGTCGCTTGATAAGGATGTCCTCGTGATACTGAAGAAGGGTTTTGAGTTCAGGGGCAAGCTCATTGGCTACGACATACACCTCAACGTCGTCCTCGCCGACGCCGAGATGATTCAGGATGGGGAGGTCGTGAAGAAGTACGGGAAGATCGTGATCAGGGGAGACAATGTTCTCGCTATATCTCCCACCGAGTAG
- a CDS encoding maleate cis-trans isomerase family protein yields the protein MYGWRGRIGLVVPSSNTTMEMELHSHLPEGVSLHTSRMPLKSITEEELLRMNALAVEAARLLTDAGVGVMIFGCTSGSFIGGADFEKNLEMKIEEEVNVPVFTTSTAVIEALRTLDAQSLLVVTPYTDAINEREREFLEANGFEVLDIRGLGIEDNLEVGRLEPRVAYQLAKATFVEEADAVFISCTNLRTFEIIEPLERDLGVPVVTSNQASLWFALRELDVNDKLPLGKLLREY from the coding sequence ATGTACGGATGGAGGGGCAGAATAGGCCTCGTGGTTCCGTCCTCGAACACGACCATGGAGATGGAACTACATTCCCACCTCCCCGAGGGGGTCTCCCTACACACCTCGCGAATGCCGCTGAAGAGCATCACGGAGGAAGAGCTCCTCAGGATGAATGCCCTCGCCGTGGAGGCCGCGAGGCTTCTGACGGACGCTGGCGTAGGGGTCATGATCTTCGGGTGTACTAGCGGCTCGTTCATCGGAGGAGCAGACTTCGAGAAGAACCTCGAGATGAAAATAGAGGAGGAGGTTAACGTTCCTGTCTTCACGACGAGCACCGCCGTTATAGAAGCCCTTAGGACTCTCGATGCCCAGTCTCTCCTCGTCGTGACCCCCTACACGGACGCAATAAACGAAAGGGAGAGGGAGTTCCTTGAGGCCAATGGCTTCGAGGTTCTAGACATAAGGGGCCTAGGCATTGAGGACAACCTAGAGGTGGGCAGGCTGGAGCCCCGCGTTGCTTATCAGCTTGCAAAAGCTACCTTCGTGGAGGAGGCTGATGCGGTATTCATAAGCTGCACGAACCTCAGGACCTTTGAGATAATCGAACCCCTCGAGAGGGATCTCGGTGTCCCCGTGGTTACGAGCAACCAAGCCTCCCTCTGGTTCGCCCTCAGAGAACTCGACGTGAATGACAAGCTCCCCCTTGGAAAACTCTTAAGGGAATACTGA
- a CDS encoding dihydroorotate dehydrogenase gives MLEVELFGLRFENPLILASGVVDMTPELLRRAHREGAGGVVTKSIGKEPRKGYENPTIVELPYGLINAMGLPNPGWEAFLEEFGGEKFDFPVIVSIFGGTPEEFAFLAEKLSEVADAFELNLSCPHAKGYGMEIGQKDEMVYEVVKAVKDATDKPVIAKLTPNVADITKLGLAAEKAEADGVSAINTLKATAIDIYARKPILSNRVGGYSGPGIKPVALRAVYDLAKALDIPVIGIGGITTWQDAVEFLLAGASALQIGTGVALKGFSVFREISDGIKRYLEEEGFSSVRDIVGLALE, from the coding sequence ATGCTAGAAGTTGAGCTATTCGGCTTGAGATTCGAGAACCCACTCATCCTAGCCTCTGGAGTCGTTGACATGACTCCCGAGCTCCTTAGGAGAGCCCATAGGGAGGGGGCGGGCGGCGTCGTAACGAAGTCCATCGGAAAAGAGCCGAGAAAGGGTTATGAGAATCCCACCATCGTGGAGCTCCCCTACGGCCTGATAAACGCCATGGGTCTGCCCAATCCTGGCTGGGAGGCCTTCCTTGAGGAGTTCGGGGGGGAGAAGTTTGACTTCCCCGTTATAGTGTCCATATTCGGCGGGACTCCCGAGGAGTTCGCCTTTTTAGCCGAAAAGCTGAGCGAGGTTGCCGATGCCTTTGAGCTGAACCTCAGCTGCCCTCACGCTAAGGGATATGGCATGGAAATCGGGCAGAAGGATGAGATGGTTTACGAGGTCGTCAAGGCCGTGAAGGACGCAACCGATAAACCAGTCATAGCTAAGTTGACACCCAATGTGGCCGACATAACTAAGCTGGGTCTAGCCGCCGAGAAGGCGGAGGCGGACGGGGTTTCGGCGATAAACACGTTGAAGGCCACGGCCATAGATATCTATGCGAGGAAGCCCATATTGAGCAACCGAGTGGGTGGTTACTCTGGGCCAGGTATCAAGCCCGTCGCCCTGAGGGCCGTTTACGACCTCGCAAAGGCTCTGGACATCCCCGTTATAGGCATCGGCGGCATAACGACGTGGCAGGACGCCGTTGAATTCCTTCTGGCCGGGGCGAGCGCCCTCCAGATAGGTACGGGCGTTGCCCTGAAGGGTTTCTCCGTCTTCAGGGAGATATCTGACGGTATAAAAAGGTACTTGGAGGAGGAGGGCTTCTCCAGCGTGAGGGACATTGTAGGCTTGGCACTTGAATGA
- a CDS encoding prolyl oligopeptidase family serine peptidase, with product MEDPYLWMENLSDERVLKLVEDENGRFRALVARLSDELYPEVKELYFLPIVRMARLTKKGTLVMVNGAGKQMIRWFDGEILVDSKKLEEEFGDEVLLQGFTADREGRKLAYSFSIGGADEGITRITDLESGELIEELRPSVWGITFLENGYYYVRFYRREKTPDGVKAPAVRLFFRDEKGERMVFGKGLGSGYFISLRKSTDGKCAMLTVTFGWNSAEVYIGPIEEPEKWEKVYSAGVPAEPIDVVNGKLYILTREGRGLGKVVAIKGGEVEEIIPEGEFPLEWAVIVDDKILAGRLVHASHRLEVYSLGGEKLDEVTFDLPGSVYPLDIHAGKALLRYESFTVPYRLYEFDGELKLIDELKIGGNFKVEEDFAVSKDGTRIHYFIVKGEREEKKAWVFGYGGFNIALTPRFFPQVIPFIRRGGAFVMANLRGGSEYGEEWHRAGMRENKQNVFDDFIAVLEKLKGKGYRVAAWGRSNGGLLVSATLVQRPEVMDSALIGYPVIDMMRFHKLYIGSVWIPEYGNPDDPKDREFLLKYSPYHNVKPQKYPPTLIYTGLYDDRVHPAHALKFFMRLKEVGAPVYLRVETKSGHMGASPETRAKELADLLAFVVKTLGV from the coding sequence GTGGAGGACCCCTACCTCTGGATGGAGAATCTCAGCGACGAGCGTGTTCTTAAGCTGGTTGAGGATGAGAACGGGCGCTTCAGGGCCCTCGTTGCACGGCTAAGCGACGAGCTCTATCCCGAAGTGAAAGAGCTTTACTTCCTACCTATCGTGAGAATGGCTAGGCTGACCAAAAAGGGGACCCTTGTTATGGTGAACGGGGCAGGGAAGCAGATGATAAGGTGGTTCGACGGAGAGATTCTCGTAGATTCGAAAAAGCTTGAGGAAGAGTTCGGAGATGAAGTTCTCCTCCAGGGCTTCACCGCGGACAGAGAGGGCAGGAAGCTGGCTTACAGCTTCTCCATCGGCGGGGCGGACGAGGGAATAACTCGGATAACAGACCTCGAAAGCGGAGAACTCATAGAGGAGCTCAGGCCCTCAGTCTGGGGGATAACCTTCCTGGAGAACGGCTACTACTACGTCCGCTTCTATCGCAGGGAAAAGACGCCCGATGGGGTTAAGGCTCCAGCGGTGAGGCTCTTCTTCAGGGACGAGAAAGGGGAGAGGATGGTATTCGGCAAGGGTCTTGGCTCAGGTTACTTCATCTCGCTGAGGAAGAGCACCGACGGAAAGTGTGCCATGCTGACTGTTACCTTCGGCTGGAACAGTGCGGAGGTATACATCGGCCCGATTGAGGAACCCGAGAAGTGGGAGAAGGTCTATTCGGCAGGCGTCCCGGCGGAGCCGATAGATGTTGTCAATGGAAAGCTCTACATTCTGACGAGGGAAGGAAGGGGTCTCGGGAAGGTCGTGGCTATAAAAGGCGGTGAGGTCGAGGAGATAATTCCCGAGGGCGAGTTTCCGCTTGAGTGGGCCGTCATCGTTGATGATAAAATCCTGGCTGGCAGGCTCGTCCATGCGAGCCACAGGCTCGAAGTTTACTCGCTTGGCGGGGAGAAGCTCGATGAAGTAACCTTTGACCTCCCGGGTAGCGTCTACCCCCTCGACATTCACGCCGGTAAGGCTCTTCTTAGATACGAGAGCTTTACCGTCCCTTACAGGCTCTACGAGTTCGACGGCGAGCTTAAGCTGATTGACGAGCTTAAAATTGGGGGAAACTTTAAGGTCGAAGAGGATTTCGCAGTCTCGAAGGATGGCACGAGGATACACTATTTCATCGTCAAAGGTGAGAGGGAGGAAAAGAAAGCCTGGGTCTTCGGATACGGCGGCTTCAACATTGCCTTAACTCCGAGGTTCTTCCCCCAAGTGATTCCGTTCATAAGGCGCGGGGGTGCTTTTGTCATGGCAAACCTCCGTGGTGGTTCTGAGTACGGCGAGGAGTGGCACAGGGCAGGCATGAGGGAAAACAAGCAGAACGTCTTCGACGACTTCATAGCGGTTCTAGAGAAGCTTAAGGGCAAGGGCTACAGGGTAGCCGCTTGGGGGAGGAGCAACGGTGGACTTCTGGTCTCGGCGACCCTCGTTCAGAGGCCCGAGGTCATGGATTCGGCCTTGATAGGCTACCCCGTCATAGATATGATGCGCTTCCACAAGCTTTACATTGGAAGCGTCTGGATTCCAGAATACGGCAACCCGGATGACCCGAAAGATAGGGAGTTCCTGCTGAAGTACAGTCCCTATCACAATGTGAAGCCCCAGAAATATCCACCAACGTTGATCTACACAGGCTTGTATGACGACCGCGTCCATCCTGCCCACGCCCTCAAATTTTTCATGAGGCTGAAGGAAGTCGGTGCACCGGTTTATCTGCGCGTCGAAACGAAGAGCGGCCACATGGGCGCTTCGCCTGAGACGAGGGCGAAGGAACTGGCTGACCTGCTGGCGTTCGTTGTGAAGACGTTAGGAGTTTAG
- a CDS encoding DUF835 domain-containing protein: MVVGMVLGVALLVTYAVMFYEHHLSSRTSVLYYSLAFLSLGIANLLPNTTFLSGFAVFSAFFWLGTVTLSEELMGRLPYSKELKYVAATPLAALLFFSPINTLLSAIIIAIPLLLSSAILWDLKYRELRLTSLVLLIWTILAVAFPFSEELYIPQGILSIVLAYLIISATAHTSFLGTFSKKVPEEVSRELKPGVIFMEAVPKEILKNALVFSRRPGEDETWFWMTKVRTEGKKTIEPTNLPKMLDMAVKFMKGGGVVVIDGIDYLILENGLDTVLKFLAHLRDHALVSGSTVVLVGNLSSLGERERIVLKRILGEEP; the protein is encoded by the coding sequence ATGGTTGTGGGAATGGTCCTCGGGGTTGCCCTCCTTGTGACCTACGCGGTCATGTTCTACGAGCATCACCTAAGTAGCAGAACGTCCGTTCTTTATTACTCCCTCGCGTTCCTATCTCTTGGGATAGCCAATCTCCTCCCGAACACGACTTTTCTGAGTGGATTTGCTGTGTTCTCAGCCTTCTTCTGGCTTGGAACCGTGACGCTGTCCGAAGAGCTTATGGGGAGATTACCCTATTCGAAGGAGCTGAAGTACGTGGCTGCAACCCCTCTCGCCGCCCTCCTATTTTTTTCGCCCATAAACACGCTTCTCTCAGCAATTATCATTGCAATTCCCCTCCTCCTATCGTCCGCGATACTCTGGGACCTCAAATATAGAGAGCTTAGGCTTACATCATTGGTGCTCCTAATCTGGACAATCTTGGCCGTTGCTTTCCCCTTCAGCGAGGAGCTCTACATCCCTCAGGGAATACTGTCGATAGTTTTGGCGTACCTGATAATCTCGGCGACCGCCCACACCTCCTTCTTGGGAACGTTCTCCAAAAAGGTCCCCGAAGAAGTATCGAGGGAGCTCAAGCCCGGTGTTATTTTCATGGAGGCCGTGCCCAAGGAGATTTTGAAGAACGCACTCGTGTTCTCAAGACGACCGGGAGAGGATGAGACGTGGTTCTGGATGACGAAGGTTAGGACAGAGGGAAAGAAAACCATTGAGCCCACTAACCTCCCAAAGATGCTCGATATGGCCGTCAAGTTCATGAAGGGAGGTGGAGTTGTAGTAATAGACGGGATTGACTACCTGATCCTTGAGAACGGACTTGATACTGTTCTTAAGTTCCTTGCCCACCTGAGGGATCACGCCCTGGTAAGCGGTTCTACCGTCGTGCTTGTAGGCAACCTCTCATCGCTCGGAGAGAGGGAGAGGATCGTTTTAAAGAGGATCCTGGGTGAGGAACCATGA
- the acdAI gene encoding acetate--CoA ligase II subunit alpha, which translates to MSLEALFNPKSIAVIGASAKPGKIGYAIMKNLIEYGYEGKIYPVNIKGGEIEIAGRKFKVYKSVLEIPDEVDMAVIVVPAKFVPQVLEECGQKGVKVVPIISSGFGELGEEGKKVEMQLVEIAKKYGMRILGPNIFGVVYTPAKMNATFGPTDVLPGPLALISQSGALGIALMGWTILEKIGLSAIVSVGNKADIDDADLLEFFKDDKNTKAILIYMEGVKDGRRFMEVAKEVSKKKPIIVIKAGRSERGAKAAASHTGSLAGSDTIYTAAFKQSGVLRALTIGEAFDWARALSNLPEPVGENVVIITNGGGIGVMATDAAEEEGLHLYDDLEELKIFANHMPPFGSYKNPVDLTGMADAKSYEGAIRDALANPNMHSIVILYCQTAVLDPRELAEIIIREYNESGRKKPLVVAIVGGIEAKEAIDLLNENGIPAYPEPERAIKALAALYKWSRWKKKQK; encoded by the coding sequence ATGAGTCTGGAGGCCCTTTTTAATCCAAAGAGCATCGCTGTGATAGGCGCTTCTGCAAAACCGGGCAAAATCGGCTACGCAATTATGAAGAACCTCATCGAGTACGGCTACGAGGGCAAAATATACCCCGTGAACATCAAAGGTGGAGAAATTGAGATTGCTGGGAGAAAATTCAAGGTTTACAAGAGCGTCTTGGAGATACCGGACGAGGTTGATATGGCTGTCATAGTCGTCCCGGCCAAATTCGTCCCCCAGGTTCTTGAGGAGTGCGGCCAGAAGGGTGTTAAGGTCGTTCCGATAATAAGCTCCGGCTTTGGCGAGCTCGGTGAGGAGGGTAAGAAGGTCGAGATGCAGCTCGTTGAGATCGCCAAGAAGTACGGCATGAGGATTCTCGGCCCGAACATCTTCGGTGTCGTATATACGCCAGCTAAAATGAACGCCACCTTTGGCCCGACAGACGTTCTACCAGGTCCGCTGGCCCTCATCAGTCAGAGCGGTGCTCTCGGTATAGCTCTCATGGGATGGACGATACTTGAGAAGATAGGCCTTTCAGCGATCGTCAGCGTTGGTAATAAAGCTGATATAGATGACGCCGATTTGCTTGAGTTTTTCAAGGACGACAAGAACACCAAGGCCATCCTCATCTACATGGAAGGCGTCAAGGACGGCAGGCGCTTCATGGAAGTTGCCAAGGAGGTCAGCAAGAAGAAGCCAATAATCGTCATCAAGGCCGGAAGGAGCGAGCGTGGAGCCAAAGCTGCCGCTTCGCACACCGGTTCTCTGGCCGGAAGCGACACCATTTACACGGCCGCCTTCAAGCAGAGCGGTGTTCTCAGAGCTTTAACCATCGGCGAGGCCTTTGACTGGGCTAGAGCCCTCAGCAACCTGCCTGAACCAGTAGGGGAGAATGTCGTCATAATTACCAACGGTGGCGGAATTGGTGTCATGGCAACCGATGCCGCCGAGGAAGAGGGCCTCCACCTCTACGACGACCTCGAGGAGCTCAAGATCTTCGCCAACCACATGCCTCCCTTCGGCTCCTACAAGAACCCCGTTGACCTTACGGGCATGGCGGACGCCAAGAGCTACGAGGGTGCGATAAGAGATGCTCTCGCCAATCCGAACATGCACAGTATAGTAATCCTTTACTGCCAGACGGCCGTCCTCGATCCGAGAGAACTCGCCGAGATAATCATCCGCGAGTACAACGAGAGCGGAAGGAAGAAGCCTCTTGTTGTGGCCATCGTGGGTGGTATAGAGGCCAAGGAAGCCATAGACCTCCTTAACGAGAATGGTATACCAGCATATCCTGAGCCAGAGAGAGCTATAAAGGCCTTAGCCGCGCTCTACAAGTGGAGCAGATGGAAGAAGAAGCAGAAGTAA
- a CDS encoding Lrp/AsnC family transcriptional regulator, giving the protein MRGTLDEVDKKIIEILQRDGKVPLREISKKTGLAESTIHERIKRLRESGVIKKFTAIVDPEALGFTMLAFILIKAKAGKYASVAEELVKYPEITEVYETTGDYDMVVKIRTRNSEDLNMFLDIIGNIDGVEGTHTMVVLKVHKETTELPVR; this is encoded by the coding sequence GTGAGAGGTACCCTTGACGAGGTTGACAAGAAAATTATCGAAATACTGCAAAGGGACGGAAAGGTTCCCCTCAGGGAGATATCGAAAAAGACGGGCCTCGCCGAGTCCACTATTCACGAGAGGATAAAGAGGCTCAGGGAGAGTGGGGTGATTAAGAAGTTCACGGCCATCGTCGATCCAGAGGCGCTCGGCTTTACGATGCTTGCATTCATCCTAATAAAGGCCAAGGCGGGTAAATATGCCAGCGTCGCCGAAGAGCTCGTTAAGTATCCGGAGATCACCGAGGTTTATGAAACAACGGGCGATTACGACATGGTCGTAAAGATAAGAACTCGAAACAGCGAAGACCTAAACATGTTCCTAGATATCATAGGGAACATCGATGGGGTTGAAGGAACTCACACAATGGTTGTTCTTAAGGTTCATAAAGAGACGACAGAGCTTCCCGTTAGGTGA
- a CDS encoding 50S ribosomal protein L37e has product MGSGTATFGKRNKTPTHIKCRRCGRKAYNIKKGYCAACGFGRSRRLRKYRWSKKWKKKKNVH; this is encoded by the coding sequence ATGGGCAGCGGAACCGCAACCTTCGGTAAGAGGAACAAGACTCCCACTCACATAAAGTGCAGGCGCTGTGGCAGGAAGGCATACAACATCAAGAAGGGTTACTGCGCCGCCTGCGGCTTTGGCAGAAGCAGGAGGCTTAGGAAGTACCGCTGGAGCAAGAAGTGGAAGAAGAAAAAGAACGTCCACTGA